In Companilactobacillus allii, one genomic interval encodes:
- a CDS encoding GDSL-type esterase/lipase family protein — protein sequence MKKKSTWIIIIVVILVAIGGVLGYYFTQSKTEPTTNNKTEQVVQKKKKKIVVKKKSEINIVAIGDSLTQGVGDSKSVGGGYVTRLKSKVTKKYKVKTNAYNYGVSGDTSNQIMTRIQNDDSMHKDLPKADIITVTVGGNDFMHLLKRKGLDLTESDITTEQGKFDERLKQLLSDIRSYNSDAPIYLIGIYNPFSIYLSNVKYAKTAFINWNKASAQIAEDQKDTYFININNLYQPSDKILKKNGDNPYLYTGDHFHPNGKGYDMMTDQVFNKVSKTTKEWLIK from the coding sequence TTATTTTACTCAATCTAAAACTGAACCAACTACTAATAATAAAACGGAACAGGTAGTACAAAAGAAAAAGAAAAAAATTGTTGTCAAAAAGAAAAGTGAAATCAACATCGTTGCCATTGGGGACTCATTAACTCAAGGTGTTGGTGATTCTAAGTCCGTTGGTGGAGGATATGTAACTAGACTTAAAAGTAAAGTTACAAAGAAGTATAAGGTAAAAACTAATGCATATAATTACGGAGTTTCTGGTGATACTAGTAATCAAATTATGACTAGAATTCAAAATGATGATTCAATGCACAAGGATTTGCCAAAGGCTGATATTATTACGGTTACAGTTGGTGGAAATGACTTCATGCATCTTCTTAAACGTAAGGGACTGGACTTAACGGAATCAGATATAACAACAGAACAAGGCAAATTTGATGAGAGACTGAAGCAGTTATTATCAGATATAAGAAGCTACAATAGCGATGCACCTATTTATTTAATAGGGATTTATAATCCCTTTAGTATTTATTTATCCAATGTTAAATATGCTAAAACGGCATTTATTAATTGGAATAAAGCCTCTGCACAGATTGCTGAGGATCAAAAAGATACATACTTTATTAATATTAATAACTTGTATCAACCTAGTGATAAAATATTGAAAAAAAATGGTGATAATCCATACCTTTATACAGGTGATCACTTCCATCCAAATGGTAAAGGTTATGATATGATGACTGATCAAGTATTTAATAAGGTAAGTAAAACAACTAAGGAATGGCTGATTAAGTAA